In the genome of Mangifera indica cultivar Alphonso chromosome 9, CATAS_Mindica_2.1, whole genome shotgun sequence, the window TTATAGTTAAAAAGACAACCACGTACACTTACATTTCACACTCGCAATATTTTCCAGCCTCTCTTGTTTATCACAATACTTCTACCTCTCTCCTGGTAAATTCTGCCCAATTACCCTCAAGGCTACCACCTCTACGCCTTTCAAACTTCACATTTCTGCAATGGACGGAAGTTTGACTAACTGCTGTAGGGCGGGGGCCTGGGCATGTCCTTTACTACTCCGCAGAGAAGAGCATGATCGGGAAGGTTGTATTCATCCCTGAGGGAGTGCGCAGGAGATAGAACGCTTGCATAGAGTTGTTGTCCAAGGTAAGTCCTCTCCCAATTCTCCGACCTGAGATTCCACATTCCGGCATTGTCGAACGTCAAGAGAATGGCAGCCCAGGATTTGGGAAAGACTTGTATTGTGTGCCTACTCACTGCGTCCAGTAAATTGTAGTTCTTTCTCTTCTCAGGACTCCAGGTTCCAGGCTCAACTCTGTCAATTGTGGTGAACATCGCAAAACATTAAGATTTTCagtaattaaacaaattctaTGTTGTCTCAAGTTACAGTTAATATACTTACGCAACGGCAAAGAATGAGTAGCCATCCAAATGCCATGACTGTATGCTCTTCTCGTTGTTTTCCAGGATGATCTCCACAAAGTTGCGGAAGGTCATGTTGAGGACATTGGGTTTCAATGAAATTTCTGAAATATTGACTGGTGGCTCGTCTGAGATTGAATCATACTGGAAAACTTGATCAGCTAATCCATAGTACTCCGCCAGTTTGAGTGGGGTGCCTGGATCGACATGGGAGACTCCGTTGATAGCATAACGAAGCTTGCCATCCACCTTGCTAACTGAGTTAGCGAGTCTAATCGTGCGGGTAATGTTGATGGCACCATAGTGGAAGGAGCCCTGAGGGTTGGGTCTGGCAGCACTGGCGGTGAGGTTCCAACGGAAAGAACGAAACTGGTTGAGTGACCAGGCCCAACCCTCAGGAGCCTGGGGAATTTCCAGGGAGGCCAGTCCGTTGCCATCGGCGTAGCGGATGATTGCAGTGCTTGTCATGATTGTCTTGGTAAATCGGGAGGAAGCAGTCATGTAATAGTCCTTGGAGGCCTGGTCAGCAGTCACAAGCACGGCATAGCACTGCCCTACGTGCACATCTAGAGATTCATACACATTCTGGACAGTGTGAGAACCCTCCATCTCCACCAACTTCATATTATGGCCTTGGATTCTGAAGTTGAGCGAGGTCTTGAGCCCAACATTGCAGATTCTATACTTGTACGTCTTGTTAGCCTTCATTGTGAAAAGAGGCTCGCCCAGTCCGTCGGGCTTCCCGGATTTCCCATTGATGAGAGTTCCGTCAGGTCTCCCAATGGAACCACCTTCATCTAATAACATCCTGAGTTCAGTGTGGTTCTTGGTATACCAATCACCAATAAGAACAGTGTAGTCTTCTTCAGGGTATCTGTCATAAGGAACGGGGACGAATTGACGAGTATTAACACGGAGGCCGCCAAAGGCACCAGCCGCCTTGTGCAGGGCTGTCGTTGGGTAGTAAATATAGCTACCGATCTGGTCTTTCACCTGGAACCGGTAAGTGTAGTTCGTCCCTGGAGGAATTGGGCAGTTTGTTCCGATAACTCCATCGCTCCAAGAATTCTTTCTGTGTTGAATGCCACTCCAGGTAAGAAGGAACGGCTCGTCAAGGTTATTGAAGACATTGATATGAATATTATTGTTGGTAGTTGAATTAATATTTGGTCCAGGAAATTCTCCATTAATAAGAATTCCCTGTTGAGGAATTCCCAAGGGAGAAATGGTGCCATAACTGACGTTCCATTCGAAGAATAAGTAGGGGTCTTCACCCCGTACCAGCGATGTTGATGTTGAAAGCAAGCACATTAGAAGCAGTATCATTGCTCTATCCATCTCTCTTTCTACTCTATAAACAACTTTGCGTCTtgtatacttt includes:
- the LOC123226472 gene encoding L-ascorbate oxidase homolog translates to MDRAMILLLMCLLSTSTSLVRGEDPYLFFEWNVSYGTISPLGIPQQGILINGEFPGPNINSTTNNNIHINVFNNLDEPFLLTWSGIQHRKNSWSDGVIGTNCPIPPGTNYTYRFQVKDQIGSYIYYPTTALHKAAGAFGGLRVNTRQFVPVPYDRYPEEDYTVLIGDWYTKNHTELRMLLDEGGSIGRPDGTLINGKSGKPDGLGEPLFTMKANKTYKYRICNVGLKTSLNFRIQGHNMKLVEMEGSHTVQNVYESLDVHVGQCYAVLVTADQASKDYYMTASSRFTKTIMTSTAIIRYADGNGLASLEIPQAPEGWAWSLNQFRSFRWNLTASAARPNPQGSFHYGAINITRTIRLANSVSKVDGKLRYAINGVSHVDPGTPLKLAEYYGLADQVFQYDSISDEPPVNISEISLKPNVLNMTFRNFVEIILENNEKSIQSWHLDGYSFFAVAVEPGTWSPEKRKNYNLLDAVSRHTIQVFPKSWAAILLTFDNAGMWNLRSENWERTYLGQQLYASVLSPAHSLRDEYNLPDHALLCGVVKDMPRPPPYSS